A single window of Selenomonas sputigena DNA harbors:
- a CDS encoding pyruvate carboxylase subunit B — protein sequence MAKKVKITETVLRDGHQSLCATRMHYSQMEPMLAALDKIGYNSLEAWGGATFDTCLRFLDEDPWERLDKLKARLKTPIQMLLRGQNLLGYNHYSDDVVKKFVEKASEHGMGVFRIFDALNDVRNLKTAINAALGCKEKPHVQGCLVYTLSPYHTNEVFVDLSKKLQEMGCHSVCIKDMSGLLKPYVAEDLVKKLKAALDIPIQLHTHYTSGFGSMTYLKAIEAGVDTVDCALSPFALDTSQPCTETMVAALEGTPFDTGLDRQAMTPIAKHFLQVKQDLIKEFNLKGYFDVNPNVIDFQIPGGMLSNLANQLKEQGMEDKFQDLLDEMPRVRADVGYPPLVTPSSQIVGTMATFNVMTGERYKIVPKEFKDLARGKFGKPPVEVSHEYLTKTLGIPESEIITDIVAEDAKAPKLADFEKEMKAKGFLNPTEEDILSYALFPQVAEEFFKKHYAPMNAYDMSHKA from the coding sequence ATGGCAAAAAAGGTAAAGATCACCGAAACAGTACTTCGCGACGGGCATCAGTCCCTGTGTGCGACGCGCATGCATTACTCCCAGATGGAACCCATGCTTGCAGCGCTCGACAAGATCGGCTACAACTCGTTGGAAGCTTGGGGCGGTGCGACCTTTGATACGTGCCTCCGCTTCCTCGACGAAGATCCGTGGGAGAGGCTCGACAAGCTCAAGGCTCGTCTCAAGACCCCGATCCAGATGCTGCTTCGCGGTCAGAACCTCCTTGGCTACAACCACTATTCGGACGATGTCGTCAAGAAGTTCGTCGAGAAGGCTTCCGAGCACGGCATGGGCGTATTCCGCATCTTCGATGCGCTGAACGACGTTCGCAACCTCAAGACGGCGATCAACGCTGCTCTCGGCTGCAAGGAAAAGCCGCATGTACAGGGCTGCCTCGTCTACACGCTCAGCCCCTATCATACGAACGAAGTCTTCGTCGACCTTTCCAAGAAGCTGCAGGAAATGGGCTGCCATTCCGTCTGCATCAAGGACATGTCCGGCCTTCTGAAGCCGTATGTCGCAGAAGACCTCGTGAAGAAGCTCAAGGCTGCGCTCGACATCCCCATCCAGCTCCACACGCACTATACGTCCGGCTTCGGCAGCATGACGTACCTCAAGGCGATCGAGGCAGGCGTCGACACCGTTGACTGCGCGCTCTCGCCGTTCGCTCTCGATACGTCCCAGCCCTGCACGGAGACGATGGTCGCCGCCTTGGAAGGCACGCCGTTTGACACGGGTCTTGACCGTCAGGCCATGACGCCGATCGCCAAGCACTTCCTGCAGGTCAAGCAGGATCTCATCAAGGAGTTCAACCTCAAGGGCTACTTCGACGTCAACCCGAACGTCATCGACTTCCAGATTCCGGGCGGCATGCTCTCGAACCTTGCGAACCAGCTCAAGGAGCAGGGCATGGAAGACAAGTTCCAGGATCTCCTCGACGAGATGCCGCGCGTGCGCGCCGATGTCGGCTATCCGCCGCTCGTTACGCCGTCCAGCCAGATCGTCGGCACGATGGCGACGTTCAATGTCATGACGGGCGAGCGCTACAAGATCGTCCCGAAAGAATTCAAAGACCTCGCACGCGGCAAGTTCGGCAAGCCGCCGGTGGAAGTCAGCCACGAGTACCTCACGAAGACGCTCGGCATCCCCGAGAGCGAGATCATCACGGACATCGTTGCCGAGGATGCGAAGGCTCCAAAGCTTGCAGATTTCGAGAAGGAAATGAAGGCAAAGGGCTTCCTCAACCCGACGGAAGAGGATATCCTCTCCTACGCTCTCTTCCCGCAGGTCGCAGAGGAGTTCTTCAAGAAGCACTATGCACCGATGAACGCTTACGATATGTCTCACAAGGCATAA
- the ilvB gene encoding biosynthetic-type acetolactate synthase large subunit, with product MRGAKAVVECLKEQGVDTIFGYPGGMNLPLYDALYDERNIRQIVTSHEQCAAHAADGYARATGKVGVCLATSGPGATNLVTGIATAFMDSIPMVAITGQVDTGLLGRDAFQETDILGITMPVTKHNFKVKDAAKLIPTLREAFDIARSGRPGPVLVDIPRDLFFADVKYESCIYEEKTPGKPDADFLICAAEAAEAIRQARKPVIIAGGGVIYAGASKELAALAEHYGIPVVQTLMGLGSLPHSHPLCVGFAGMHGHKAANHAIAESDVVIALGSRFGDRQTGNVVKYMKGTTFIHVDIDPAEIDKNIPSSIGLAGDMKTILHLLMKPESLHHTEEWLKSIRQWRTKYAYDYDAGDLSVPWAMHHVALATAGKPYSFATDVGQHQMWAALHLRIEEPRSWLTSGGLGTMGFGLPAAMGAQAAYGRSRRVIHIAGDGGMRMTGNELYTIARLKLPVISLVMDNCALGMIRQLQKVMYKERYIACELAHPMDFVAYAKSFGIEAEAVQTQEEFIRAFSRAMQANEPRVIVLKLAKSFVEPMIKGGARLNEFVEFK from the coding sequence ATGAGAGGCGCGAAAGCAGTTGTCGAATGTCTGAAGGAGCAGGGCGTCGACACGATCTTCGGCTATCCGGGCGGCATGAACTTGCCGCTCTACGATGCGCTTTACGATGAAAGAAATATTCGTCAGATCGTCACCTCGCACGAGCAGTGCGCAGCGCATGCCGCCGACGGCTATGCGCGTGCGACGGGCAAGGTCGGTGTCTGTCTTGCGACATCGGGGCCTGGCGCGACGAATCTCGTGACGGGCATCGCCACGGCGTTCATGGATTCCATCCCCATGGTAGCGATCACGGGGCAGGTCGATACGGGGCTTCTGGGGCGCGACGCCTTTCAGGAAACGGACATCCTCGGCATCACGATGCCCGTGACGAAGCACAATTTCAAGGTCAAGGACGCGGCAAAACTCATACCGACTTTGCGCGAAGCGTTTGACATCGCGCGCAGCGGCAGGCCCGGGCCTGTGCTCGTCGACATTCCGCGCGACCTCTTCTTTGCCGATGTGAAGTACGAAAGCTGCATCTATGAGGAGAAGACGCCCGGAAAACCCGACGCGGACTTCCTCATCTGTGCGGCGGAGGCGGCGGAAGCGATTCGGCAGGCGCGAAAGCCCGTCATCATCGCGGGCGGCGGCGTCATCTATGCAGGAGCCTCGAAAGAGCTGGCCGCTCTTGCTGAGCACTACGGCATCCCTGTCGTGCAGACCTTGATGGGGCTTGGTTCTCTGCCGCACTCGCATCCCCTGTGCGTCGGCTTTGCCGGCATGCACGGGCACAAGGCGGCAAATCATGCGATTGCCGAATCCGATGTCGTCATTGCGCTCGGCAGTCGCTTCGGAGACCGCCAGACGGGCAATGTCGTCAAGTACATGAAGGGCACGACGTTCATCCATGTCGACATCGACCCGGCGGAGATCGACAAGAACATCCCCAGTTCCATTGGCCTTGCGGGCGACATGAAGACGATTTTGCATCTCTTGATGAAGCCGGAATCCCTGCACCATACCGAGGAATGGCTCAAGAGCATCCGCCAATGGCGCACGAAATACGCCTACGACTACGACGCGGGAGATCTGAGCGTGCCGTGGGCAATGCATCATGTAGCGCTCGCTACGGCAGGCAAGCCGTACTCGTTTGCGACCGATGTCGGACAGCATCAGATGTGGGCGGCGCTTCACTTGCGGATCGAAGAGCCGAGATCGTGGCTGACCTCGGGCGGCCTCGGTACGATGGGATTCGGCCTGCCCGCCGCCATGGGGGCGCAGGCCGCCTATGGCAGGAGCCGCCGCGTCATCCACATCGCAGGCGATGGTGGCATGCGCATGACGGGAAACGAGCTGTATACGATCGCGAGGCTCAAGCTTCCCGTGATTTCACTTGTCATGGACAACTGCGCTCTCGGCATGATCCGTCAGCTGCAGAAGGTCATGTACAAGGAGCGCTACATCGCCTGCGAGTTGGCACATCCGATGGATTTTGTCGCCTACGCCAAAAGCTTCGGCATAGAAGCCGAAGCCGTGCAGACGCAGGAGGAGTTTATCCGTGCGTTCAGCCGTGCCATGCAAGCCAACGAGCCCCGTGTCATCGTGCTGAAACTTGCGAAGAGCTTCGTCGAGCCGATGATTAAGGGTGGCGCCAGACTCAATGAATTTGTGGAATTTAAATAG
- the leuB gene encoding 3-isopropylmalate dehydrogenase yields the protein MAKKIVVIPGDGIGREITDAAVAVLKKTAEKFHLALSYEEHDAGGTAYDKCGTPLPEATLAAAQAADGVLFGAVGGDKWDAVEPALRPEKAILGLRKGLGLYANLRPVKVADALVEYSPLKPELVKGADLVIVRELIGGIYFGEKCESEIKDGYERAWDLENYSVPEVERIAKLAFETAKLRRSHVTSVDKANVLATSRLWRRTVAEVAKDYADVELTNLYVDNCAMQLAVRPTQFDVIVTGNLFGDILSDEAAVVGGSIGMMPSASIGEKTSLFEPIHGSAPDIAGKGIANPVGTILSAAMLLRYALAEEEAAQAIETAVDAALADGWRTADLWKDGFKKATTEQMAEAVLAHI from the coding sequence ATGGCAAAGAAGATCGTGGTGATACCGGGCGACGGCATTGGCAGAGAAATCACGGATGCAGCCGTCGCCGTGCTCAAGAAGACGGCGGAAAAGTTCCATCTGGCGCTCTCCTATGAGGAGCATGATGCGGGCGGCACGGCTTACGACAAGTGTGGCACGCCGCTGCCGGAAGCGACGCTTGCCGCCGCGCAGGCGGCGGATGGCGTGCTCTTCGGCGCTGTCGGCGGCGACAAGTGGGATGCGGTAGAGCCTGCTCTGCGCCCTGAAAAGGCGATCTTGGGTCTTCGGAAAGGTCTCGGCCTTTACGCAAACCTGCGTCCCGTGAAGGTCGCTGATGCACTCGTCGAGTATTCACCGCTGAAGCCCGAGCTTGTCAAGGGCGCTGACCTCGTCATCGTGCGCGAGCTGATCGGCGGCATCTACTTCGGCGAGAAGTGCGAGTCGGAAATCAAGGACGGCTACGAGAGAGCATGGGATCTCGAAAACTATTCCGTGCCCGAAGTCGAGCGCATCGCAAAGCTCGCGTTCGAGACGGCGAAGCTGCGCCGCAGCCATGTCACGAGCGTCGACAAGGCGAACGTGCTTGCGACCTCGCGTCTCTGGCGGCGCACGGTGGCTGAGGTCGCGAAGGACTACGCGGATGTCGAGCTTACGAATCTCTATGTCGACAACTGTGCCATGCAGCTTGCCGTGCGTCCGACGCAGTTCGACGTCATCGTCACGGGCAATCTTTTCGGCGACATTCTGTCGGACGAGGCGGCGGTCGTCGGCGGCTCCATCGGCATGATGCCGTCGGCGAGCATCGGCGAAAAGACGAGCCTCTTCGAGCCGATTCACGGCTCTGCGCCCGATATTGCGGGAAAGGGCATCGCCAATCCCGTCGGCACGATTCTCTCGGCGGCGATGCTGCTGCGCTATGCGCTCGCCGAAGAAGAAGCGGCGCAGGCGATTGAAACAGCCGTCGATGCGGCGCTCGCCGATGGCTGGCGCACGGCAGACCTCTGGAAGGACGGTTTCAAGAAGGCAACCACCGAGCAGATGGCAGAAGCGGTGCTCGCGCATATATAA
- a CDS encoding 3-isopropylmalate dehydratase small subunit: MSLQGKVWRYGDNIDTDVIIPARYLNSFDPKELAEHCMVDIDESFAKNVQEGDIMVGGKNFGCGSSREHAPVAIKASGIPVIIAADFARIFYRNGINIGLPLLEIGDDVEKISAGDELRVDTETGKIENLTTGDVFQAHPLPGFVQEIAEAGGLINYIKEKGAL; the protein is encoded by the coding sequence ATGAGTTTGCAAGGAAAAGTCTGGCGCTACGGCGACAATATCGATACGGACGTCATCATTCCCGCGCGCTATCTGAACAGCTTCGATCCGAAGGAGCTGGCGGAGCACTGCATGGTTGACATTGATGAGAGTTTCGCGAAAAACGTGCAGGAAGGCGACATCATGGTCGGCGGCAAGAACTTCGGCTGCGGCTCGTCGCGCGAACACGCGCCCGTCGCCATCAAGGCTTCAGGCATCCCCGTGATCATCGCGGCAGATTTCGCGCGCATCTTCTATCGCAACGGCATCAACATCGGCTTGCCGCTCCTGGAAATCGGCGATGATGTGGAGAAGATCAGCGCGGGCGATGAGCTGCGCGTCGATACGGAAACAGGAAAGATCGAGAATCTCACGACGGGCGACGTCTTTCAGGCGCATCCTCTGCCGGGATTCGTGCAGGAGATTGCCGAAGCAGGCGGCCTGATCAATTACATCAAGGAAAAGGGGGCGCTCTGA
- the leuC gene encoding 3-isopropylmalate dehydratase large subunit: MGMNMTEKILARHAGLSHVEPGQLITCQLDMVLANDITAPPSIKEFERIGRPVFDNEKIALVPDHFQPAKDIKAAGLGKIVRDFAKKHKIKNYFEIGRVGIEHVILPEFGLVGPGMLTIGADSHTCTYGALNGFSTGVGTTDLAVGMATGRAWFKVPETIEVHLTGAKPADVNGKDVILTLIGMIGVDGALYKSLEFTGEGVAALTMTDRLTIANMAIEAGAKNGIFPFDEKTKEYVEGRVKGAYEPVTSDADAKYCRTVEIDLSSLRPVVAFPHLPGNTKRVMDIAEPIKIDQVVIGSCTNGRLEDLEISAGLLKGHEVHPDVRCIVIPGSQAVYREAMHLGYIDVFIDAGCAVAAPTCGPCLGGYMGILTAGERCVSTTNRNFRGRMGHVDSEVYLAGPHVAAASAILGRIAAPEEVK, encoded by the coding sequence ATGGGAATGAATATGACGGAGAAGATTCTCGCGCGTCATGCAGGACTTTCGCATGTCGAACCAGGACAGCTGATTACCTGTCAGCTTGACATGGTGCTCGCGAATGACATCACGGCGCCGCCGTCGATCAAGGAGTTCGAACGCATCGGCCGCCCTGTGTTCGACAACGAGAAGATTGCGCTCGTGCCCGATCACTTCCAGCCGGCGAAGGACATCAAGGCGGCGGGACTCGGCAAGATCGTGCGTGACTTCGCGAAAAAGCACAAGATCAAGAATTATTTTGAGATCGGTCGCGTGGGCATTGAGCATGTCATCCTGCCTGAGTTCGGTCTTGTGGGACCGGGCATGCTGACGATCGGCGCGGACTCGCATACCTGTACGTATGGCGCATTGAACGGCTTTTCGACGGGCGTCGGCACGACCGATCTCGCCGTCGGCATGGCGACGGGGCGGGCTTGGTTCAAAGTGCCCGAGACGATCGAGGTGCATCTGACGGGAGCGAAGCCTGCCGATGTCAATGGCAAGGACGTGATCCTAACGCTCATCGGCATGATTGGTGTCGACGGCGCACTCTACAAGTCACTGGAATTCACGGGTGAAGGAGTCGCTGCACTGACGATGACGGATCGTTTGACGATTGCCAACATGGCGATTGAAGCGGGTGCGAAAAACGGCATCTTCCCGTTCGATGAAAAGACGAAGGAGTACGTTGAAGGCCGCGTCAAAGGCGCGTATGAGCCTGTGACCTCGGACGCTGATGCGAAGTATTGCCGCACCGTCGAAATTGACCTCTCATCTCTGCGTCCCGTCGTTGCTTTCCCGCATCTGCCGGGCAACACGAAGCGCGTCATGGACATCGCTGAGCCGATCAAGATCGATCAGGTGGTCATCGGCTCCTGTACGAACGGGCGCTTGGAAGACCTTGAGATTTCCGCAGGGCTGTTGAAGGGGCACGAGGTGCATCCCGATGTGCGCTGCATCGTGATTCCGGGCAGTCAGGCGGTTTATCGGGAGGCGATGCACCTCGGCTACATTGACGTCTTCATCGATGCGGGCTGCGCCGTTGCTGCGCCGACGTGCGGCCCTTGCCTCGGCGGCTACATGGGTATCTTGACGGCGGGCGAGCGCTGTGTTTCTACGACGAACCGCAATTTTCGCGGGCGCATGGGGCATGTCGACAGCGAAGTCTATCTGGCAGGCCCGCATGTGGCAGCTGCGAGCGCCATCTTGGGCAGGATCGCCGCGCCGGAGGAGGTAAAGTGA
- the ilvC gene encoding ketol-acid reductoisomerase, with amino-acid sequence MAKTYYDQDANWEVMKGKTVAIIGYGSQGHAHALNLKESGVNVVVGLYEGSKSKAAAESHGLKVLTVAEAVKQADITMVLIPDEKQADVYKEEIGPNLKPGSALAFAHGFNIHFKQIVPPAGIDVFMVAPKGPGHLVRRTFEEGSGVPAVFAVEKDETGKCFDIALAYARGLGATRSGVLQTTFRDETEEDLFGEQCVLMGGVCQLMQTGFEVLVEAGYPPEMAYFECFHEMKLIVDLCYEGGMTKMRQSCSDTAEYGDYMVGPRIITEETKKEMKKVLKEIQDGTFARNWLLENRAAGRANFLAQRRLHQEHPIEKVGAELRNMMPWLRDKKELKF; translated from the coding sequence ATGGCAAAAACTTATTATGATCAGGACGCGAACTGGGAGGTCATGAAGGGCAAGACCGTTGCCATCATCGGCTACGGCAGCCAGGGACATGCACATGCGCTGAACCTCAAGGAGAGCGGCGTCAACGTCGTCGTCGGCCTTTACGAGGGATCGAAGTCCAAGGCTGCTGCCGAGTCCCATGGTCTCAAGGTTTTGACGGTCGCCGAGGCGGTCAAGCAGGCGGACATCACGATGGTTCTGATCCCGGATGAGAAGCAGGCGGACGTCTACAAGGAAGAGATTGGTCCCAACCTCAAGCCAGGCAGTGCTCTCGCCTTCGCGCATGGTTTCAATATCCACTTCAAGCAGATCGTTCCTCCGGCTGGCATTGACGTTTTCATGGTTGCACCGAAGGGCCCCGGTCATCTCGTTCGCCGCACCTTCGAGGAAGGGTCGGGCGTTCCGGCGGTCTTTGCTGTTGAGAAGGATGAGACGGGCAAGTGCTTTGACATTGCACTCGCTTATGCGCGCGGGCTTGGTGCAACGCGTTCCGGAGTCCTTCAGACGACGTTCCGCGATGAGACGGAAGAGGATCTTTTTGGTGAGCAGTGCGTGCTCATGGGCGGCGTATGCCAGCTCATGCAGACGGGCTTTGAGGTTCTTGTTGAGGCAGGCTATCCGCCCGAGATGGCATATTTTGAGTGCTTCCACGAGATGAAGCTCATCGTTGACCTCTGCTATGAGGGCGGCATGACGAAGATGCGTCAGTCCTGCTCCGACACGGCTGAGTACGGCGACTACATGGTCGGACCGCGCATCATCACGGAAGAAACGAAGAAGGAAATGAAGAAGGTTCTGAAGGAGATTCAGGACGGCACGTTTGCCCGCAATTGGCTGTTGGAGAACCGTGCCGCCGGTCGCGCGAACTTCCTCGCACAGCGTCGTCTTCATCAGGAGCATCCGATCGAGAAGGTCGGCGCAGAGCTCCGCAACATGATGCCTTGGCTTCGTGACAAGAAAGAGCTGAAGTTCTGA
- the ilvN gene encoding acetolactate synthase small subunit, whose protein sequence is MRHVLSILVRNQSGVLVRVASMFSRREFNIDSLSVGVTETAEFSRITVVVHGDEELIDQMMKQLEKLPDVVEVQALLSAASVFRGMTLIKVRADDTNRLDVLKMAEIFRARVVDVQPTTLIFEITGDDAKVTAFLQLLSPYGILETIRTGLIALERGEHTIYQDCEEREYYGKNLL, encoded by the coding sequence ATGCGACATGTGCTTTCCATACTCGTGAGGAATCAGTCCGGCGTACTTGTCCGTGTTGCAAGCATGTTTTCGCGGCGGGAGTTCAATATCGACAGCCTGTCTGTCGGTGTGACCGAGACTGCGGAGTTTTCCAGGATCACCGTCGTCGTGCATGGCGATGAGGAGCTGATCGACCAGATGATGAAGCAGCTCGAAAAGCTGCCCGATGTCGTCGAGGTGCAGGCGCTCCTTTCCGCTGCCTCGGTTTTCCGCGGCATGACGCTCATCAAGGTCAGAGCGGACGACACGAATCGTCTCGACGTGCTCAAGATGGCGGAGATTTTTCGCGCACGCGTCGTCGATGTGCAGCCGACAACCTTGATTTTTGAAATCACGGGAGATGATGCGAAGGTCACGGCATTCCTGCAGCTTCTTTCGCCCTACGGCATCCTGGAAACGATCCGCACGGGTCTCATCGCTCTCGAACGCGGTGAGCATACCATTTATCAAGATTGTGAGGAGAGAGAGTATTATGGCAAAAACTTATTATGA
- the fusA gene encoding elongation factor G, whose protein sequence is MKEYASTNIRNIALVGHGKSGKTSIAEDCLFNTGAIKRRGSIADGTMASDYEPEETRRELSIQTSLLACEWLDHKLNILDTPGYPDFVGEVKSVLQAADSALVVISAVSGIEVETEKVWRYAEALDLPRAFFVNKIDREHADFQSVVNELRLRFGTGVVPIQLPVGKEAAFQGVVDLLAMTVRIKERDKNNCVALDEIPEYMRDEVEEARQTLIEGVAEINNNLLEKYIEGETLDEREVAEALIEGIETGKIFPVLCGSASLNVGMHALLNDMVEYLPAPTDRTVVGTLPGGEELAERTPGDPFSAQVFKTIVDPFVGRLSFIRIFSGEMKSDASYWNISTQQMERVSTLYTMQGKKQIAVAKAHGGDIVVAAKLQNTRTSDTLVAKEAPLSYDAIEFPMPMLAQAVYVKKKGEEDKVFAALAKECEEDPSLKLEKDAETKETLIRGIGEVHLEVLQERMKRKFGIEAIFAEPRIAYRETIRKSVKAEGKHKKQSGGHGQYGHVMLEISPRDAGTGNEFTENIFGGSVPRQYVPAVEKGTAETLAAGILAGYPVVDVRVNLYDGSYHTVDSSEVAFKTATAIALRKGIMEASPVLLEPIYEMCVQAPEYYMGDVMGQLNAKRARILGMEMISKDMSEVRAQVPLAALHKYATELRSLTQGRGTYTLRFCHYEEVPEKTARQLIEAARERKEK, encoded by the coding sequence GGACGATGGCTTCGGACTATGAGCCGGAAGAGACGCGGCGCGAGCTTAGCATACAGACCTCGCTGCTCGCCTGTGAATGGCTCGATCATAAGCTCAATATCCTTGATACACCGGGCTATCCGGACTTCGTTGGCGAGGTGAAGAGCGTCTTACAGGCGGCGGACAGTGCTCTCGTCGTCATCTCGGCCGTCTCGGGCATCGAGGTGGAGACGGAGAAAGTCTGGCGCTATGCGGAAGCGCTGGATTTGCCGCGCGCCTTCTTCGTCAATAAGATCGATCGCGAGCACGCCGACTTCCAAAGCGTCGTCAATGAGCTGCGCCTGCGCTTCGGTACGGGCGTCGTGCCGATCCAGCTGCCTGTCGGCAAGGAAGCGGCTTTTCAGGGCGTCGTCGATCTCCTCGCCATGACGGTCCGCATCAAGGAGCGCGACAAGAACAACTGCGTGGCGCTCGATGAGATTCCCGAATATATGAGGGACGAAGTGGAAGAGGCGCGGCAGACGCTCATCGAGGGTGTTGCTGAAATAAACAATAATCTTCTCGAAAAATACATCGAGGGCGAGACACTCGATGAGCGCGAGGTGGCAGAGGCTCTGATCGAGGGCATCGAGACGGGTAAGATTTTTCCCGTGCTCTGCGGCTCGGCTTCCTTGAATGTCGGCATGCACGCGCTCCTCAACGATATGGTCGAATATCTGCCGGCGCCGACGGATCGAACGGTCGTGGGAACGCTGCCCGGTGGCGAGGAATTGGCGGAGCGCACGCCCGGCGATCCCTTTTCCGCGCAGGTTTTCAAGACGATCGTCGATCCGTTTGTTGGACGCTTGAGCTTCATCCGCATCTTTTCGGGCGAGATGAAGAGTGACGCCTCGTATTGGAATATCTCGACGCAGCAGATGGAGCGCGTGAGCACGCTTTACACGATGCAGGGCAAGAAGCAAATCGCTGTTGCCAAGGCGCATGGCGGCGACATCGTCGTCGCGGCGAAGCTGCAGAATACGCGCACCTCGGATACGCTTGTGGCGAAGGAAGCGCCGCTCTCCTACGATGCCATCGAATTCCCCATGCCGATGCTTGCACAGGCCGTTTATGTAAAGAAGAAGGGCGAGGAGGATAAGGTTTTTGCGGCGCTTGCCAAGGAGTGTGAGGAAGATCCGAGCCTCAAGCTCGAAAAGGATGCGGAGACGAAGGAGACCTTGATTCGCGGCATCGGTGAGGTTCACCTTGAGGTCCTGCAGGAGAGGATGAAGCGCAAGTTCGGCATCGAGGCGATATTTGCCGAGCCGCGCATCGCCTATCGCGAGACGATAAGGAAGAGCGTCAAGGCGGAAGGAAAGCACAAGAAGCAGAGCGGCGGACACGGCCAGTACGGTCACGTCATGCTGGAGATTTCGCCGCGCGATGCGGGCACGGGCAACGAGTTCACGGAGAACATCTTCGGCGGCAGCGTGCCGCGCCAATATGTGCCCGCTGTGGAGAAGGGGACAGCGGAGACGCTTGCTGCCGGCATCCTCGCAGGCTACCCCGTCGTCGATGTGCGGGTAAACCTCTACGACGGTTCGTACCATACGGTCGATTCGTCGGAAGTCGCCTTCAAGACGGCGACGGCGATCGCCCTTAGAAAGGGCATTATGGAGGCCTCGCCCGTGCTTCTTGAACCGATTTACGAGATGTGCGTCCAGGCGCCCGAATACTATATGGGTGACGTCATGGGGCAGCTCAATGCGAAGCGCGCGCGCATCCTCGGCATGGAGATGATCAGCAAGGATATGAGCGAGGTGCGCGCGCAGGTGCCGCTCGCCGCGCTGCACAAGTACGCGACGGAACTGCGCTCCCTGACGCAGGGGCGCGGCACCTATACGCTGCGCTTCTGCCACTATGAGGAAGTGCCGGAGAAGACGGCGCGCCAGCTCATCGAAGCGGCAAGGGAGCGAAAGGAAAAGTAA